atagaagtcttccattcattgggtcactcctcaagtgtttACAGCGACTGGGGCTCTgtgagcctgaagccaggagcctggcacttaaTTTCAGTTTCACTCTGGGGACACAGGGACCTGGGGCATCTTTCGCTTTCTCCTAGgatgcacatgaacaggaagctagaatcaggagtggagTTGGGACTCGAACTCAAACACTCCCGTGaggcatgctggcatctcaagggACGTTTCTGTCtgtctacctttcagataaaatgaacacaaaatataaaaagcaaaaatggtACCTATAACTGTATTTTGAACTCCATAAATATGGCTGTAGAATTTGAATAGATAATAAGAAATTTTAAGCCTGTAAATTCAAATTAAACCCCGACTCCAAATTCATTTCTGAAACTGGTATAGCTGGGATCACCTTCCAAGGTGGGGGTCCAGCTGTCTGGGTCAACAGGACACGATAAAGGGAAAGTGGGCCAGGTTGGGGCTCTCAGAGGACAAAGTCACTAGCCACTGTGATTCTGGAAGCTTCACTTCCGGTGGAGCCGACCTTTGTGTCCTCGGGGGCATGTACATATGTGTTGTCACTCCATGTTTTAGCTGTCCTTTCCAAGATCAAATAGCCccttctgtatttccttcctccttcaaCCTGTTAGGACTTCATGCACATAAAAATGTTGAGGGAGGCCGCACTGGCGGAGTGGACTTGCCTGATTCATAGTTTCTTCTCCCGTCCTGTTTTTCCAGACAGATGCTTGCTCTGGCTTGCAAGGCTTCCTGATCTTCCACAGTTTTGGTGGAGGTACTGGCTCTGGTTTCACTTCTCTGCTGATGGAACGCCTCTCCCTTGATTATGGCAAGAAGTCCAAGCTAGAGTTTGCTGTCTATCCAGCTCCCCAGGTCTCGACTGCAGTGGTTGAGCCCTACAACTCCATCTTGACCACCCACACCACCCTGGAACATTCCGATTGTGCGTTCATGGTGGATAACGAGGCCATCTATGACATCTGCCGCAGGAACCTAGACATCGAACGCCCCACCTACACCAACCTCAACCGCCTCATCAGCCAGATCGTGTCCTCCATCACTGCCTCGCTCCGCTTCGATGGGGCCCTCAATGTGGACCTCACTGAATTCCAGACCAACCTGGTGCCCTACCCCCGCATCCACTTCCCACTGGTCACTTACGCACCCATCATCTCTGCGGAGAAGGCTTATCATGAACAACTGTCGGTGGCCGAAATCACCAGCTCCTGCTTTGAGCCCAACAGCCAGATGGTGAAGTGTGACCCAAGACACGGCAAGTACATGGCCTGCTGCATGCTGTACCGGGGGGACGTGGTCCCCAAGGATGTGAACGTTGCTATTGCTGCCATCAAGACGAAGAGGACCATCCAGTTTGTGGACTGGTGCCCCACAGGCTTCAAGGTGAGCACTGATGCCTCAAGGAGGTGAAGCAAAATTACCCAGAATGGGGGAGAAAGTGATTTTGGACTGAGACACACTTCTGTGGGGACATCACATTCATTGTGATGTTAAAAGGGAGAGGGGCTTAAAGGTCACATGAATTTAAACTACTTTTGGTTGAAGCACAAATATTGTCAAAGCCATTTTGGAAGTTGTAGGGGCTTTATACTATTTTAAATTGGTTAAccatctttgattttttaaaattgaagaatAATCAATGTTTATGTATTGGCCGGAACTATAGTACTGTTGCGGTTCCTGTTTCAGCTCAGTTTGCCCAAGGTTGATTTTCATGGATATTTTAATACTTCTGAAATATCATTGTGTGGCCATCTTAGCCTTAGAGTTGACCAAATTAAGTTGCTGAGGAAGTACAATTTTCTCCTCTAACAAATGACACGTTCTcccaatttattttcaaaacttaaACATTTGTCCTATAAGACTTCATTTACAGTAACGATCAAGTAAGGTTGTGAGAAAGTCCAGTGGCCTGTCCTATTGCAGATGTTTACAGTCTGAAAAGTGCCCAACTTTAGGGTTGGTGAGAAGATGCCGAAGCGCTGGGAAAGAGCCCTGAGACCCGTCAGCCAGAAATGTTGAGTTTTAGAAGCCACCGTTTGAGTTGGTTCCCATGCAGTCTGTCTCTCTGCAATGAACTACTAGACCGCCATGTCCCATGTTTCCATGCCTTTGTTCAGATAGCTACCATTATTTACTTGATACCCCCAAGTGTCATGCCTTCCAAAGGCTTTCTGAACACCTGCTGGGTACCAGGGGTGATGGTATCAGTTGCTAGGGGTGAAGAAATGAGCGTGTCTTAGTTGTCCTTTGGTGGGAGTTGACAAGGCCTGATGTGCTGGCCTTCTGGTTGATTTACTTGAGTATCAGgctatgatgatttttttttttctctttcatggaGTAAGACAGAGTAGCATTCCTTCTTCCTGCTCTACCCTTAGCTATAACCTTTTTATTTCCCTTTAGACTTAACCTGGTTTTATAACAAGGCCTTCCAAAAatggaattctttctttcttcaattttttaaataatatttactttagttttttttttttgaaaggcagggtcacactgagagaaggagagacaagatcttccatctgctggttcagtccccaaatggccgcaaaacagggctgagctgatctgaaggcaggaaccaggagcttcctctgggtctcccacgtgggtgcaggatcccaaggactggagccatcctcagctgctttcccagaccactagcagggagctggatgggaagtggagcagcctggacataaaccggtgcccatatgggatgccagtgccgtaGACAGAGGCCTAACCCACCTTGCCTTGGCAGTGGTCTCCTTTTTCAAGTTGAAACAAGCAGCACAAGCTAGTAGAATAAAtcacataaaggaaaaaaagagctgTGGGAAGGGTCAGGAAACTCACAAAGGGatacctgctggttctctctccttcactgcAAGCGGAAGCAGTAGCGTTAtgtccacacttgatcttagccaaaaggccaagaagcaataggGTTAGGTCTAGAAGTGAAGCTAAATAAGGTAGTATTAGCAGCGTTAGCTGCTTTTCGGAGAATCACACACCAGGGATATGAACGTTGCTGAACATATTTGTTGCCCCTTGATCTAAGCCAAGGGATATCACTGCTCAGAAGAGGGTAGAGTCAGTCTCAGCCACAGGTTTACGCTGGTTAGGGCTGTATCCAGTAAGACTGTGTCCATTGCCATTTCCCTTCTCATTTTTGGCCATTTGACCCTTTCTCAGTAATACTTACAGCAGCAAGATGTCCGTTGCATGTAGCAGGAGTGACAGCCCATTGTGAATTCATTTGCTGGGTTACCAGCCTTTGGCCCACAGCCTGCTGCCACTTCCGTTCTCCACCTAGCAAGAAGGCATGCGTTTTTAATGCTGTGAATCGGAGACTTCGGCCACTCAGGCATGGTGGCCGCTTAAGAGTGGTAGTTTCAGACGCAAGCAGGGTTTGCCCGTGTCTTATAAATAATATCACAGTTTGCCTGGTGTTAGCTTTGGTTCAGAATACACGTATGGGGAGGAGAGAGGTTTCTAGCAAAGTATAGCCCCACGTGAAAGCTGGGCTAGGGTTAGCTTGGAGGACCCTGGCATGCTACCAGAGCTCAAGAGTTGGTTTAGCTAACCCTTGTTGACTGGAAGGCTTGCTTTGCTCCTGAGAAGCCCTGTATACTGGAGACACAGGGGTGATTAACATTAATAGCATCCCCAAACCCTCAGATCTTTATTTCTCTGGACATCCCCGTGGCATTTCAGACAACGTTTCACGCTCGGCAGAGAAACCTCCTAAATGTGTTTCCTAAAAAGCTAAGAGGGGGGGACTTCAGATGCCAATTTGGGAAAGAATCATCTTTCAAATAGCTTCAAGTTTAGAAATGAATTTGCCTTTAAAAGGGAATATATTTCCCATGTAGAGATCAGTAGGTATTGGGCAGTACGCGCTTAGTAATAGTCTCATTCATTGCTCTCCCTCGTCCCGTTGCTGAGAGAGGCATTTTGTCTCTCTCATCAGCTATGTTCTCTTTTTAT
Above is a window of Ochotona princeps isolate mOchPri1 chromosome 27, mOchPri1.hap1, whole genome shotgun sequence DNA encoding:
- the TUBA8 gene encoding tubulin alpha-8 chain isoform X1, with translation MRECISVHVGQAGVQIGNACWELFCLEHGIQADGTFGAQASKINNDDSFTTFFSETGNGKHVPRAVLVDLEPTVVDEVRAGTYRQLFHPEQLITGKEDAANNYARGHYTVGKENIDLVLDRIRKLTDACSGLQGFLIFHSFGGGTGSGFTSLLMERLSLDYGKKSKLEFAVYPAPQVSTAVVEPYNSILTTHTTLEHSDCAFMVDNEAIYDICRRNLDIERPTYTNLNRLISQIVSSITASLRFDGALNVDLTEFQTNLVPYPRIHFPLVTYAPIISAEKAYHEQLSVAEITSSCFEPNSQMVKCDPRHGKYMACCMLYRGDVVPKDVNVAIAAIKTKRTIQFVDWCPTGFKVGINYQPPTVVPGGDLAKVQRAVCMLSNTTAIAEAWARLDHKFDLMYAKRAFVHWYVGEGMEEGEFSEAREDLAALEKDYEEVGTDSFEEENEGEEF
- the TUBA8 gene encoding tubulin alpha-8 chain isoform X2; its protein translation is MEAKGGTTLVRHRIWADEVRAGTYRQLFHPEQLITGKEDAANNYARGHYTVGKENIDLVLDRIRKLTDACSGLQGFLIFHSFGGGTGSGFTSLLMERLSLDYGKKSKLEFAVYPAPQVSTAVVEPYNSILTTHTTLEHSDCAFMVDNEAIYDICRRNLDIERPTYTNLNRLISQIVSSITASLRFDGALNVDLTEFQTNLVPYPRIHFPLVTYAPIISAEKAYHEQLSVAEITSSCFEPNSQMVKCDPRHGKYMACCMLYRGDVVPKDVNVAIAAIKTKRTIQFVDWCPTGFKVGINYQPPTVVPGGDLAKVQRAVCMLSNTTAIAEAWARLDHKFDLMYAKRAFVHWYVGEGMEEGEFSEAREDLAALEKDYEEVGTDSFEEENEGEEF